Proteins from a single region of Apium graveolens cultivar Ventura chromosome 7, ASM990537v1, whole genome shotgun sequence:
- the LOC141673192 gene encoding zinc finger BED domain-containing protein RICESLEEPER 2-like translates to MLLGIKKWLNGKRALVHNGDMFHMRCVPHILNLIVKSGLGCVPHILNLIVKSGLEMFDHLVEKIQKTAKYIGSSAQRDEKLTFALSQTKLNTKRHIPYDVDTRWNSTYEMIAAALELRTTIDRLKELDLDFKCLPSELEWENGTKVCDCLKIFSYIMKKHSGVKYPTTNLYFIDVIQIRRSIKMWAESDDDWISAIGNKMQLIFDKYWEECNKLLTIAVIIDTRYKVAIVSYAYRGIFDIHAEFHVDEICEFLLETFNEYSEKFASSGGFVDNSGNASFGSSSSVGGEWLGAFQDFIAINNLRENTRKGELDEYLEEGLFLMEKEVKFDILHWWKLNGPKFPILTQMARDILAIPTSSVASKNSFSKCRRIITDTRSSLNDDSIETLMCVKDWLPELKDGNQSGKTSEDDIFNDLDNEWDLDF, encoded by the exons ATGCTCTTAGGTATAAAAAAGTGGTTAAATGGAAAAAGAGCACTTGTTCACAATGGTGACATGTTTCATATGCGTTGTGTGCCGCATATTCTTAATTTGATTGTTAAGAGTGGATTAGGTTGTGTGCCACATATTCTTAATTTGATTGTTAAGAGTGGATTAGAGATGTTTGATCATTTAGTTGAAAAAATTCAGAAAACTGCAAAATATATAGGATCTTCTGCCCAAAGGGATGAGAAGCTTACCTTTGCTTTGTCTCAAACCAAACTTAATACTAAGAGACATATCCCTTATGATGTTGACACTCGTTGGAACTCGACATATGAAATGATTGCGGCAGCACTTGAACTCCGAACAACCATTGACCGTTTAAAAGAATTAGATCTTGATTTTAAATGTTTGCCTTCAGAACTAGAATGGGAAAATGGGACGAAAGTGTGTGATTGCTTAAAGATTTTTTCATATATTATGAAAAAACATTCTGGTGTGAAATATCCAACGACAAATTTGTACTTTATTGATGTGATTCAGATTCGTAGAAGTATTAAAATGTGGGCTGAATCTGATGATGATTGGATTAGTGCAATTGGTAATAAAATGCAACTTATATTTGATAAATATTGGGAAGAATGCAACAAGTTGTTGACCATCGCTGTTATTATTGATACTAGATACAAAGTGGCCATTGTCTCTTATGCTTATAGAGGTATCTTTGATATTCATGCTGAATTTCATGTTGATGAAATATGTGAGTTCTTGCTAGAGACTTTTAATgaatattctgaaaaatttgcAAGTAGTGGAGGTTTTGTAGATAATTCTGGTAATGCAAGTTTTGGTAGTTCAAGTTCAGTTGGTGGAGAGTGGTTGGGAGCTTTTCAGGATTTTATTGCAATTAACAATTTGAGGGAAAATACAAGAAAAGGTGAGCTGGATGAATATTTAGAAGAAGGATTGTTTCTGATGGAGAAAGAAGTGAAATTTGACATTCTTCATTGGTGGAAGCTCAATGGACCTAAATTTCCCATCCTTACACAGATGGCTCGAGATATATTAGCTATACCTACTTCTTCTGTTGCGTCGAAAAATTCTTTTAGTAAGTGTCGTAGAATTATAACGGACACTCGGTCTTCTCTAAATGATGACTCAATTGAGACTTTGATGTGTGTGAAAGATTGGCTCCCCGAACTCAAGGATG GTAATCAATCTGGAAAAACTTCAGAGGATGACATTTTTAATGATTTGGATAATGAATGGGATTTGGATTTCTAA